In Elaeis guineensis isolate ETL-2024a chromosome 1, EG11, whole genome shotgun sequence, a genomic segment contains:
- the LOC105037654 gene encoding short-chain dehydrogenase reductase 3a — MACRLEGKVAIITGAAGGIGEATARIFTSHGALVVIADIKDELGARVVASIGPEKCKYKRCDVRNEKEVEELVDFTIKAYGRLDIMFSNAGTSEKPTSTILDMDFDVLDNVMAVNFRGVAATIKHAARAMVASGARGSIICTASGVTKGGFGPAAYTASKLAVVGFVRSAAAELGRHGIRANCISPGAVATLLTMEYLGLTQSQVEESAENGMVLKGGGPLKASDIGEAALFLASDESAFVTGQNLIVDGGIVGAILAAPVAQVK; from the coding sequence ATGGCATGCAGGTTGGAAGGCAAGGTGGCCATCATCACTGGCGCCGCCGGTGGGATCGGCGAGGCCACCGCAAGGATCTTCACCTCCCACGGCGCCCTCGTCGTCATCGCCGACATCAAGGACGAGCTGGGCGCCCGCGTCGTCGCCTCCATCGGCCCCGAAAAGTGCAAGTACAAGCGCTGCGACGTGCGCAACGAGAAGGAGGTAGAGGAGCTCGTGGACTTCACCATCAAGGCCTACGGCCGGCTCGACATCATGTTCAGCAACGCCGGCACGTCGGAGAAGCCAACCAGCACCATTCTGGATATGGACTTCGACGTGCTCGATAATGTCATGGCCGTGAACTTCCGCGGCGTAGCTGCGACGATCAAGCATGCAGCGAGGGCGATGGTGGCCAGCGGGGCACGAGGATCGATCATATGCACGGCGAGCGGGGTGACGAAGGGCGGATTCGGGCCGGCGGCGTACACAGCGTCGAAGCTTGCGGTGGTCGGGTTCGTGCGGTCGGCGGCAGCGGAGCTTGGAAGGCATGGAATACGGGCGAACTGCATTTCGCCGGGCGCCGTGGCGACGCTGCTGACAATGGAGTATCTTGGGCTGACTCAGAGTCAGGTAGAGGAGAGTGCCGAGAACGGGATGGTATTGAAGGGAGGAGGGCCGTTGAAGGCAAGTGATATCGGGGAGGCTGCACTCTTTCTCGCGTCCGATGAGTCGGCGTTTGTCACCGGACAAAACCTGATAGTTGATGGGGGCATTGTTGGTGCGATCCTTGCAGCTCCAGTGGCCCAGGTGAAATGA